One genomic region from Manis pentadactyla isolate mManPen7 chromosome 12, mManPen7.hap1, whole genome shotgun sequence encodes:
- the LOC118921785 gene encoding zinc finger protein 177-like isoform X1 gives MVSTSAECFAGGNIQCGRNGKAFLRLASALSRGSLATPPGLPSGHAPPPEAGSGRCWLFRSCLPPRGLYFIGHPPGWTESQVYKFLFPGILRISCSDCHWMGLLSQYSWPGGRHRRGGMAAELLTTWSQNSVTFEEVAVDFSQEEWALLDPAQKILYRDVMLENFRNLVSMGYHLCRSSLFAEVEQEELRTEWRGILQGACTVSDWDIQLKSKDAIPMQNVPEEKNSNHIKMVPPQPGEKPLEFDHSGKFFRKNCHLICSRYCKGKKWYKNKEYWNCSNHPSTFRSHVSNHSGKKTFEFDDCGIPFSQESSLQKHLRTLMGKESYDCRQCLMSFSLHACFSVHEPVPPGKRLCEGSDCGKTSSLSVPKKMCTVEESAKCNELGKVFTGPLSLEKCVRPHTGDKPYECRNCGKAFVFQSSLKKHMRSHTGERPYQCNHCGKSFSQSSHLNVHKRTHTGEKPYDCKECGKAFTVPSSLQKHMRTHTGEKPYECSDCGKAFIDQSSLKKHTRSHTGEKPYECNQCGKSFSTGSYLIVHKRTHTGEKTYACKECGKAFRNSSCLRVHLRTHTGEKPYKCIQCGKAFSTSTNLIMHKRIHTGQKPYG, from the exons ATGGTCAGCACCTCAGCAGAATGCTTTGCAGGGGGAAACATCCAGTGTGGTAGAAATG GAAAAGCTTTCCTGCGCTTGGCTTCAGCTCTGAGCCGCGGCTCGCTGGCCACGCCCCCAGGGCTACCTTCCGGTCACGCCCCTCCGCCAGAGGCCGGAAGCGGGCGTTGTTGGCTCTTCCGGAGCTGCCTCCCGCCGCGTGGGCTGTATTTCATCGGCCATCCGCCCGGCTGGACAGAATCCCAG GTGTACAAGTTCCTATTTCCTGGAATCCTGAGGATTTCCTGTAGTGATTGTCATTGGATGG gTCTGCTTTCTCAGTACTCCTGGCCAGGAGGGAGACACAGAAGAGGAGGAATGGCTGCAGAATTACTGACAACCTGGTCACAG AACTCAGTGACCTTTGAGGAAGTGGCGGTGGACTTCTCCCAGGAGGAATGGGCATTGCTGGACCCTGCTCAGAAAATCCTGTACAGAGATGTGATGCTGGAGAACTTTAGGAACCTGGTCTCCATGG GGTATCATCTCTGCAGAAGCAGCCTGTTTGCTGAGGTGGAGCAGGAAGAACTGAGGACAGAATGGAGAGGAATTCTCCAAGGTGCCTGTACAG TTTCAGATTGGGATATACAACTTAAATCAAAAGATGCAATTCCTATGCAGAATGTTCCTGAGGAAAAAAATTCTAATCACATAAAAATG GTACCACCTCAACCTGGTGAGAAGCCCTTGGAATTTGATCACAGTGGAAAATTCTTCAGGAAGAACTGTCACCTTATTTGTTCAAGGTATTGCAAGGGAAAGAAATGgtacaaaaataaagaatattggaACTGCTCCAACCATCCTTCAACTTTTAGGAGTCATGTGAGTAATCACAGTGGAAAGAAAACTTTTGAGTTTGATGATTGTGGCATACCTTTCAGTCAAGAGTCATCCCTTCAGAAACACTTAAGAACCCTCATGGGAAAGGAATCTTATGATTGTAGACAGTGTCTTATGTCCTTCAGCTTACATGCCTGCTTTTCAGTACATGAGCCAGTACCTCCTGGAAAGAGACTCTGTGAAGGCAGTGACTGTGGAAAAACGTCTTCCCTTAGTGTCCCCAAAAAAATGTGTACTGTGGAGGAAAGTGCCAAGTGTAATGAGCTTGGGAAAGTTTTCACTGGCCCCTTGTCCCTTGAGAAATGTGTGAGACCTCATACTGGAGATAAACCTTATGAATGCAGGAACTGTGGGAAGGCCTTCGTTTTTCAGTCTTCCCTTAAGAAACACATGAGATCTCACACTGGAGAGAGACCTTACCAGTGTAATCATTGTGGAAAATCCTTTAGCCAGAGCTCACATCTTAATGTGCACAAAAGAACTCACACTGGGGAGAAACCCTATGACTGTAAGGAATGTGGCAAAGCTTTCACCGTTCCTTCATCCCTTCAGAAACATATGAGAAcccatactggagagaaaccctacGAATGCAGTGACTGTGGGAAAGCCTTCATTGATCAGTCATCCCTTAAGAAACATACACGATCTCACACTGGAGAGAAGCCTTATGAATGTAATCAGTGCGGAAAATCCTTCAGCACAGGCTCTTACCTGATTGTGCACAAGAGaactcacactggagagaaaacCTATGCATGTAAagaatgtgggaaggccttcagGAATTCCTCTTGCCTAAGAGTACATCTGAGAACTCACACAGGAGAGAAGCCCTATAAATGTATTCAGTGTGGAAAGGCATTTAGCACCAGCACTAACCTCATAATGCACAAGCGAATACATACTGGGCAGAAACCCTATGGATGA
- the LOC118921785 gene encoding zinc finger protein 177-like isoform X2, translating into MGLLSQYSWPGGRHRRGGMAAELLTTWSQNSVTFEEVAVDFSQEEWALLDPAQKILYRDVMLENFRNLVSMGYHLCRSSLFAEVEQEELRTEWRGILQGACTVSDWDIQLKSKDAIPMQNVPEEKNSNHIKMVPPQPGEKPLEFDHSGKFFRKNCHLICSRYCKGKKWYKNKEYWNCSNHPSTFRSHVSNHSGKKTFEFDDCGIPFSQESSLQKHLRTLMGKESYDCRQCLMSFSLHACFSVHEPVPPGKRLCEGSDCGKTSSLSVPKKMCTVEESAKCNELGKVFTGPLSLEKCVRPHTGDKPYECRNCGKAFVFQSSLKKHMRSHTGERPYQCNHCGKSFSQSSHLNVHKRTHTGEKPYDCKECGKAFTVPSSLQKHMRTHTGEKPYECSDCGKAFIDQSSLKKHTRSHTGEKPYECNQCGKSFSTGSYLIVHKRTHTGEKTYACKECGKAFRNSSCLRVHLRTHTGEKPYKCIQCGKAFSTSTNLIMHKRIHTGQKPYG; encoded by the exons ATGG gTCTGCTTTCTCAGTACTCCTGGCCAGGAGGGAGACACAGAAGAGGAGGAATGGCTGCAGAATTACTGACAACCTGGTCACAG AACTCAGTGACCTTTGAGGAAGTGGCGGTGGACTTCTCCCAGGAGGAATGGGCATTGCTGGACCCTGCTCAGAAAATCCTGTACAGAGATGTGATGCTGGAGAACTTTAGGAACCTGGTCTCCATGG GGTATCATCTCTGCAGAAGCAGCCTGTTTGCTGAGGTGGAGCAGGAAGAACTGAGGACAGAATGGAGAGGAATTCTCCAAGGTGCCTGTACAG TTTCAGATTGGGATATACAACTTAAATCAAAAGATGCAATTCCTATGCAGAATGTTCCTGAGGAAAAAAATTCTAATCACATAAAAATG GTACCACCTCAACCTGGTGAGAAGCCCTTGGAATTTGATCACAGTGGAAAATTCTTCAGGAAGAACTGTCACCTTATTTGTTCAAGGTATTGCAAGGGAAAGAAATGgtacaaaaataaagaatattggaACTGCTCCAACCATCCTTCAACTTTTAGGAGTCATGTGAGTAATCACAGTGGAAAGAAAACTTTTGAGTTTGATGATTGTGGCATACCTTTCAGTCAAGAGTCATCCCTTCAGAAACACTTAAGAACCCTCATGGGAAAGGAATCTTATGATTGTAGACAGTGTCTTATGTCCTTCAGCTTACATGCCTGCTTTTCAGTACATGAGCCAGTACCTCCTGGAAAGAGACTCTGTGAAGGCAGTGACTGTGGAAAAACGTCTTCCCTTAGTGTCCCCAAAAAAATGTGTACTGTGGAGGAAAGTGCCAAGTGTAATGAGCTTGGGAAAGTTTTCACTGGCCCCTTGTCCCTTGAGAAATGTGTGAGACCTCATACTGGAGATAAACCTTATGAATGCAGGAACTGTGGGAAGGCCTTCGTTTTTCAGTCTTCCCTTAAGAAACACATGAGATCTCACACTGGAGAGAGACCTTACCAGTGTAATCATTGTGGAAAATCCTTTAGCCAGAGCTCACATCTTAATGTGCACAAAAGAACTCACACTGGGGAGAAACCCTATGACTGTAAGGAATGTGGCAAAGCTTTCACCGTTCCTTCATCCCTTCAGAAACATATGAGAAcccatactggagagaaaccctacGAATGCAGTGACTGTGGGAAAGCCTTCATTGATCAGTCATCCCTTAAGAAACATACACGATCTCACACTGGAGAGAAGCCTTATGAATGTAATCAGTGCGGAAAATCCTTCAGCACAGGCTCTTACCTGATTGTGCACAAGAGaactcacactggagagaaaacCTATGCATGTAAagaatgtgggaaggccttcagGAATTCCTCTTGCCTAAGAGTACATCTGAGAACTCACACAGGAGAGAAGCCCTATAAATGTATTCAGTGTGGAAAGGCATTTAGCACCAGCACTAACCTCATAATGCACAAGCGAATACATACTGGGCAGAAACCCTATGGATGA